The genomic stretch TGGCCAGCGGCACGTCGAACTGGAATTCGCGCGCGCTGATGTCGTCCAGAACGGTGTAGCCGGCGACGTATTCGAGTGCGACGCCCTCGCTCACATCCTTCGCGCGGCGGCCGATCACGACGCCGAGCTCCGCTTCCCAATCCGGCTTCTTCACCGCGGGCGGGATGCGCACCGCCGCGCCAGGGCCGACCACCGACGAGGCAGGCTTGAGGAAGATGCGCGGTGCTTCAAGCTTTGGCCCGCCCACCTCCTTCGCGTGGTCACCGTAGTTGCGCCCGACGCCCAGGATCTTGCCCGGCTTCAGCGGTGCGAGCAGCCGTGCTGCCGAGAGTGGCGCACGCAGCGCCGCGTTGTCCGACCGTGCTGCGAAGGCCAGCGCGCGCGCGGCCGCGACCATCGCGGCCTCATCGGCGATCAGCGCCACCATGTCGTCGGGGATGATGTCGGTGGGGACTTCCCCGGCGGCACGCTGCGCGGCGGCCAAGGCCGGGCGTAGCGCCACCACGCTGTCGCCCACCAGCCCGCCCAGCACCCGGCCTTCCAGCGTGACCAGCCTCATGCCGCCAGCGCCGCGTAGTCGAGGCTCGCCATCACCTGCACGCGCAGGATGAAGCGCGGCTCGTCCGGGCCGTAATCGGCCACCGCATTGTGCAGCGTGCCGATATTGTCCCACATCAGCACGTCGCCCTCGTTCCATTCGTGCTCGTAGAAGAACTTCTCCTGCGCCTGGTGGCGGAACAGGTAGTCGAGCAGCGCATCGGATTCCGTACGCTCCATGCC from Roseomonas fluvialis encodes the following:
- a CDS encoding fumarylacetoacetate hydrolase family protein, encoding MRLVTLEGRVLGGLVGDSVVALRPALAAAQRAAGEVPTDIIPDDMVALIADEAAMVAAARALAFAARSDNAALRAPLSAARLLAPLKPGKILGVGRNYGDHAKEVGGPKLEAPRIFLKPASSVVGPGAAVRIPPAVKKPDWEAELGVVIGRRAKDVSEGVALEYVAGYTVLDDISAREFQFDVPLAMTSFAKGMDGFCPIGPCIATADEVGEPWALDIRCCLNGEEVQHGNTRDLIFPVTTLIAFLSRYMTLEPGDVIATGTPAGVGHFRDPPRYLKSGDRLRMEVERVGILEHSIA